A single genomic interval of Methylocystis sp. IM3 harbors:
- a CDS encoding cytochrome b/b6 domain-containing protein, giving the protein MNEKEDSVIHPLALRVLHWINAVAVIVMILSGWRIYDAAPIWDFEFPRGLTLGGWLAGALAWHFAAMWLLGANLLAYLLYGLLTGHFRRRLLPLSPSGAWRDMRGAPAPRAPGRYNAMQRIAYVFAILAVLAAIVSGLAVWKPVQLQELAAVMGGYEGARRLHFFAMAALVLFIVMHVAQAVRVKGLLRPMVTGRAEPE; this is encoded by the coding sequence GTGAACGAAAAAGAGGATAGCGTCATCCACCCGCTCGCCTTGCGGGTCCTGCACTGGATCAATGCGGTCGCCGTGATCGTCATGATCCTGAGCGGTTGGCGCATCTACGACGCCGCGCCGATCTGGGACTTCGAATTCCCCAGAGGCCTGACGCTCGGGGGCTGGCTCGCCGGTGCGCTCGCCTGGCATTTCGCCGCCATGTGGCTGCTCGGCGCCAATCTCCTCGCCTATCTGCTTTATGGTCTGCTCACCGGCCATTTCCGCCGCCGCCTGCTGCCGCTCTCGCCGTCAGGCGCCTGGCGCGATATGCGCGGCGCCCCGGCCCCGCGCGCCCCGGGGCGCTACAACGCCATGCAGCGCATCGCCTATGTGTTCGCGATCCTCGCCGTCCTCGCCGCCATCGTCTCCGGCCTCGCCGTCTGGAAGCCGGTGCAGCTTCAGGAGCTCGCCGCGGTCATGGGCGGCTATGAGGGCGCGCGGCGCCTGCATTTCTTCGCCATGGCGGCGCTGGTTCTTTTCATCGTCATGCATGTCGCGCAGGCCGTGCGCGTCAAGGGCCTGCTGCGCCCGATGGTCACCGGCCGGGCCGAGCCGGAGTGA
- a CDS encoding M48 family metallopeptidase, with translation MFKAYGLYSHIRANRLRSLFLLAGFVALLLALMFSFSLLYEAVASGEEPFDVILARAENDFLHNWPVGIAAAGAWFAIAYLFHQRMIDFATGARAASRAENPRLYNLLENLCISRGVPIPALQILESDALNAYASGLKEGEYRIAVTRGLVVALTDAEIEAVLAHELTHIRNRDVQLMVVAVIFAGIFAFVADLTIRRWDFPFGFSPHRPPEREDNRRESGAGLAVLIALLIIALSWGASVLIRFALSRSREFLADAGSVELTKNPDAMISALRKIEAHAVMPAMPSRMHAFFIESPARVQESGWFSTHPTVDERVRALVDFAGGRDVAIEPSAEAFPVEEDQAAGEFPPPDGSAPENAFLPRDGRHPLDPQGPWG, from the coding sequence ATGTTCAAAGCCTATGGCCTCTACTCCCATATCCGCGCCAACCGGCTGCGGTCTCTTTTCCTGCTGGCGGGTTTCGTCGCGCTGCTGCTCGCGCTGATGTTTTCCTTCTCGCTGCTCTACGAGGCCGTCGCCTCCGGGGAGGAGCCTTTCGACGTCATTCTGGCGCGGGCGGAAAACGACTTTCTCCACAACTGGCCGGTCGGGATCGCCGCGGCGGGCGCCTGGTTCGCCATCGCCTATCTCTTCCACCAGCGCATGATCGATTTCGCCACGGGCGCCCGCGCGGCGTCGCGGGCGGAAAATCCGCGCCTCTACAATCTTCTCGAAAATCTCTGCATCTCGCGCGGCGTGCCGATTCCAGCCCTCCAGATCCTCGAAAGCGACGCGCTCAACGCCTACGCCTCGGGGCTCAAGGAAGGCGAATATCGGATCGCGGTGACGCGCGGCCTCGTCGTCGCGCTCACCGACGCCGAGATCGAGGCGGTGCTGGCCCATGAGCTGACGCATATCCGCAACCGCGACGTGCAGCTCATGGTGGTCGCGGTGATCTTTGCGGGCATCTTCGCCTTCGTGGCCGATCTGACGATCCGGCGCTGGGACTTCCCCTTCGGCTTCTCGCCGCACCGGCCGCCCGAGCGCGAAGACAACCGGCGCGAGAGCGGCGCCGGGCTCGCGGTGTTGATCGCCCTGCTGATCATCGCGCTGAGCTGGGGCGCCTCCGTGCTGATCCGCTTCGCCCTGTCGCGCTCGCGCGAATTTCTCGCCGACGCCGGCTCGGTGGAGCTCACCAAGAACCCCGACGCGATGATCTCGGCGCTGCGCAAGATCGAGGCCCACGCCGTCATGCCCGCCATGCCGTCGCGGATGCACGCCTTCTTCATCGAAAGCCCGGCGCGGGTCCAGGAATCCGGCTGGTTCTCCACCCATCCGACCGTCGACGAGCGCGTGCGCGCCCTCGTCGATTTCGCCGGCGGGCGGGACGTGGCGATCGAGCCTTCCGCCGAGGCGTTCCCCGTCGAGGAGGACCAGGCGGCGGGGGAGTTCCCGCCGCCGGACGGGAGCGCGCCCGAAAACGCCTTTCTGCCGCGCGACGGCCGCCATCCGCTCGATCCGCAAGGCCCCTGGGGCTGA
- the fmt gene encoding methionyl-tRNA formyltransferase — translation MGTPDFATALLKELCARGHEVAAVYSQPPRPAGRGMSEKKSSVHQFAESRGFPVRTPKSLRGTEEQEAFRALGADVAVVAAYGLLLPQAILDAPKHGCLNLHGSLLPRWRGAAPIQRAIMAGDTETGVEVMKMDAGLDTGPVALSAKTPIGPDTTAGELHDRLAALGAPLMAEALDLLSKGELRFTPQREDGACYAQKIDKAEARIDWRRPASELHDHVRGLAPFPGAFFEADLGHGVERVKVLRTRIEDGRGAPGTALDDEGLIACGVGALRLLRVQRAGKGEMGMEEFLRGRRLARGAVLA, via the coding sequence ATGGGCACGCCGGACTTTGCGACGGCGCTGCTGAAAGAGTTGTGCGCCCGCGGCCATGAGGTCGCGGCCGTCTATTCCCAGCCGCCGCGTCCGGCCGGCCGGGGCATGTCGGAAAAGAAATCCAGCGTCCACCAGTTCGCCGAGAGCCGGGGCTTTCCCGTGCGCACGCCGAAAAGCCTGCGCGGGACCGAGGAACAGGAGGCGTTCCGGGCGCTCGGCGCCGATGTGGCGGTGGTCGCGGCCTATGGGCTTTTGCTGCCGCAGGCGATCCTGGACGCGCCGAAGCATGGCTGCCTCAATCTGCATGGCTCACTGCTGCCGCGCTGGCGCGGCGCGGCGCCGATCCAGCGCGCCATCATGGCGGGCGACACGGAAACCGGCGTCGAGGTGATGAAGATGGACGCCGGGCTCGACACCGGCCCGGTGGCGCTGTCCGCGAAGACGCCCATCGGCCCCGACACGACCGCCGGAGAGCTTCACGACCGGCTCGCCGCGCTGGGCGCGCCGCTGATGGCGGAGGCGCTCGATCTGCTTTCGAAAGGCGAGCTGCGCTTCACGCCGCAACGCGAGGACGGCGCCTGTTACGCGCAGAAGATCGACAAGGCGGAGGCGCGCATCGACTGGCGCCGGCCGGCCTCCGAGCTGCACGACCACGTGCGCGGCCTCGCGCCCTTTCCGGGCGCCTTTTTCGAGGCCGATCTCGGCCATGGCGTCGAGCGGGTGAAAGTGCTGCGCACCAGGATCGAAGACGGCCGGGGCGCGCCGGGAACGGCGCTCGACGACGAAGGGCTCATCGCCTGCGGCGTCGGCGCGCTGCGCCTGCTGCGCGTCCAGCGCGCCGGCAAGGGCGAGATGGGCATGGAGGAATTCCTGCGCGGGCGCAGGCTCGCAAGGGGCGCCGTGCTGGCATGA
- the def gene encoding peptide deformylase, producing the protein MAVLPIITLPDPRLRKISELVERVDAEIVKLLDDMLETMYAAPGIGLAAIQVAVAKRIVVVDIGKSEEERDPLCLVNPEIVWASEELSSYNEGCLSVPDYFDDVKRPAMVRVRHLDREGKTREFDAVGLLATVVQHELEHLEGGLFIDNLSRLKRERVVKKFTKAARLDEIVAQRRAEAARETEEAGA; encoded by the coding sequence ATGGCCGTTTTGCCGATCATCACCCTCCCCGATCCGCGCCTGCGCAAGATCTCCGAGCTTGTCGAGCGCGTGGACGCCGAAATCGTGAAGCTTCTCGACGACATGCTCGAGACCATGTACGCGGCTCCCGGCATCGGGCTCGCCGCCATTCAGGTCGCGGTGGCGAAGCGCATCGTCGTCGTCGACATCGGCAAATCGGAGGAGGAGCGCGACCCGCTCTGCCTCGTCAATCCGGAGATCGTCTGGGCCTCGGAGGAGCTTTCCTCCTACAATGAGGGCTGCCTGTCGGTGCCGGATTATTTCGACGACGTGAAGCGCCCCGCCATGGTGCGCGTCCGCCATCTCGACCGCGAGGGAAAGACGCGGGAATTCGACGCGGTCGGCCTGCTGGCGACGGTCGTGCAGCATGAGCTCGAACACCTCGAGGGCGGGCTTTTCATCGACAATCTCTCGCGGCTCAAGCGCGAGCGCGTGGTGAAGAAATTCACCAAGGCCGCCCGCCTGGACGAGATCGTGGCGCAGCGCCGCGCCGAGGCCGCCCGCGAGACGGAAGAAGCCGGGGCCTGA
- the truA gene encoding tRNA pseudouridine(38-40) synthase TruA encodes MPRYALTIEYDGLPFVGWQRQANGLSVQQRLEEAVLAINGGRAVIHGAGRTDAGVHALGQVAHVDLVRAWREDRLRDALNAHLKPDPVAVLAARAVDETFQARFSAIRRHYRYVIDNRRAPLTVTLGRAWHVKRPLDAEAMHDAAQRLVGRFDFTTFRASECQANSPIRTLERLDVRREGDRIEILTCARSFLHNQVRSMAGSLEHVGTGKWTADDLAEALAAKDRARCGQVAPPHGLYLVAVDY; translated from the coding sequence ATGCCGCGCTACGCCCTCACCATCGAATATGACGGCCTGCCTTTCGTCGGCTGGCAGCGGCAGGCCAATGGCCTTTCCGTGCAGCAGCGGCTGGAGGAGGCGGTCCTCGCCATCAATGGGGGGCGCGCGGTCATTCACGGCGCCGGCCGCACCGACGCCGGCGTCCATGCGCTGGGCCAGGTCGCCCATGTCGATCTCGTCCGCGCCTGGCGGGAGGATCGGCTGCGCGACGCGCTCAATGCGCATTTGAAGCCCGATCCCGTCGCCGTGCTCGCCGCGCGGGCGGTCGACGAGACCTTCCAGGCGCGCTTTTCCGCGATCCGCCGCCATTACCGCTATGTGATCGACAATCGCCGCGCGCCGCTGACCGTGACGCTCGGCCGCGCCTGGCACGTCAAGCGCCCGCTCGACGCCGAGGCCATGCACGACGCTGCGCAACGACTCGTCGGCCGCTTCGATTTCACGACCTTCCGCGCGTCGGAATGTCAGGCCAATTCGCCGATCCGCACGCTGGAACGCCTCGACGTGCGCCGCGAGGGCGACCGCATCGAAATCCTCACCTGCGCGCGATCCTTCCTGCACAATCAGGTGCGCTCCATGGCCGGTTCGCTCGAGCACGTCGGGACCGGCAAATGGACCGCCGACGATCTCGCGGAGGCTCTCGCGGCGAAAGACCGTGCGCGCTGCGGACAGGTCGCGCCGCCGCACGGTCTCTATCTCGTCGCCGTCGATTATTGA
- the tlpA gene encoding thiol:disulfide interchange protein TlpA, with translation MKKPAASRLATFIFAAAGAGFLYAGGPSGKEARAADCAAAAKVADAVKDLARGEVAAMTIAKTPEKLADYSFNDPEGKPVTLASFRGKTLLFNAWATWCVPCRAEMPELDKLQAELGSDKFQVVTVNIDTSRLDRPKKFFEETGVKALTLYADPKANLFFELKQSGKALGLPVTMLIDPEGCQIGLMNGPAAWHSADGRALVTKAIEAAGR, from the coding sequence ATGAAAAAGCCCGCCGCCTCTCGCCTCGCGACTTTCATATTTGCCGCGGCCGGCGCCGGGTTTCTATACGCGGGCGGGCCGAGCGGCAAGGAAGCCCGCGCCGCCGATTGCGCGGCCGCAGCCAAGGTCGCCGACGCCGTGAAGGATCTCGCCAGGGGCGAGGTCGCCGCCATGACGATCGCGAAGACGCCCGAAAAGCTTGCCGATTATTCCTTCAACGATCCCGAGGGCAAGCCCGTGACGCTGGCCTCCTTCCGGGGCAAGACGCTCCTCTTCAACGCCTGGGCGACATGGTGCGTGCCCTGCCGCGCGGAAATGCCGGAGCTCGACAAGCTTCAGGCGGAGCTGGGGTCGGACAAATTCCAGGTCGTGACGGTGAACATCGACACGTCGCGCCTCGACCGCCCGAAGAAATTCTTCGAGGAGACGGGCGTGAAGGCGCTCACGCTCTACGCCGACCCGAAGGCCAATCTCTTTTTCGAACTCAAGCAGTCGGGCAAGGCGCTGGGCCTGCCCGTCACCATGCTGATCGACCCCGAGGGCTGCCAGATCGGGCTGATGAACGGCCCGGCGGCCTGGCATTCGGCCGACGGCCGCGCGCTGGTGACGAAGGCCATCGAGGCGGCGGGGCGCTGA
- a CDS encoding NAD-dependent epimerase/dehydratase family protein, with protein MRVFITGTAGFIGFHLARRLLAAGHTVDGFDGLTPYYDPRLKDARREILLQHENYHDNIAVLEDMAALTDAAEQSAPDVIIHLAAQAGVRYSLENPRAYVESNLVGTFNVMEIARLLKPRHLLIASTSSVYGANPTVPFYEDDRTDHPLTLYAASKKAGEAMAHSYAHLWSIPTTMFRFFTVYGPWGRPDMAPLKFLDAIESGRAIDIYNHGNMSRDFTYVGDLVEAVSRLIDCVPQRDAGDDSVSPVAPWRVVNIGGGAPVKLLDFIDTLEKVVGRTAIRNYLDMQKGDVPRTFASADLLERLTGYRPCTPVEEGVTALVEWYRDYRARYGPLQM; from the coding sequence ATGCGCGTTTTCATCACCGGCACGGCCGGATTCATCGGCTTTCATCTCGCGCGGCGGCTGCTGGCGGCGGGTCATACGGTCGACGGATTCGACGGCCTGACGCCCTATTACGATCCGCGGCTCAAGGACGCGCGGCGCGAAATTCTTCTCCAGCACGAGAACTACCACGACAATATCGCCGTGCTGGAGGACATGGCCGCGCTCACCGACGCCGCCGAGCAGAGCGCCCCGGACGTGATCATTCACCTCGCCGCCCAGGCCGGCGTGCGCTACAGCCTCGAAAATCCGCGCGCCTATGTCGAGTCCAATCTCGTCGGAACGTTCAACGTCATGGAGATCGCGCGCCTTCTGAAGCCGCGCCACCTGCTCATCGCCTCGACGAGCTCCGTCTATGGCGCCAATCCGACGGTCCCCTTCTACGAGGACGACCGCACCGACCATCCGCTGACCCTCTACGCCGCGAGCAAAAAGGCGGGCGAAGCCATGGCGCATTCCTATGCGCATCTGTGGTCCATCCCGACCACCATGTTTCGTTTCTTCACGGTCTATGGCCCCTGGGGCCGGCCGGACATGGCGCCCTTGAAATTCCTCGACGCCATCGAGAGCGGGCGCGCAATCGACATCTACAATCACGGAAACATGTCGCGCGACTTCACCTATGTCGGCGATCTGGTCGAGGCCGTCTCGCGGCTGATCGACTGCGTTCCGCAGCGCGACGCGGGCGACGACTCGGTTTCGCCCGTCGCGCCCTGGCGCGTCGTGAACATCGGCGGCGGCGCGCCCGTCAAGCTTCTCGATTTCATCGACACGCTCGAAAAGGTCGTCGGCAGGACGGCGATCCGCAATTATCTCGACATGCAGAAAGGCGACGTGCCGCGCACCTTCGCCTCGGCCGATCTGCTCGAAAGGCTCACGGGCTACCGGCCTTGCACCCCGGTCGAAGAAGGCGTGACGGCGCTCGTCGAATGGTACCGGGATTATCGCGCGCGTTACGGACCGCTCCAGATGTGA
- the argH gene encoding argininosuccinate lyase, with product MTSKIWGGRFQSATDAVLEAINVSIDFDKRLGPQDIQGSLAHVAMLAEQGIVSREDAAKIAQGLTQIAGEIERGEFRFSRALEDIHMNAESRLAELIGPAAGRLHTARSRNDQVATDFRLYIRDEIDALDAGLADLQRALAERALAEAATVMPGFTHLQSAQPVTFGHHLLAYVEMIGRDRGRFRDARARLNECPLGAAALAGTSFPIDRAMTAKALRFDRPTANSLDSVSDRDFVLETLSAAAICATHLSRFAEEIVLWSTPQFAFISLSDKFTTGSSIMPQKRNPDAAELVRGKSGRIIGALQALLIVMKGLPLAYSKDMQEDKEGAFDAIDSLALCVAAMAGMVRDMTVDRARMKAAAGAGFATATDLADWLVRRLNLPFREAHHVTGRVVALAEGRGAGLEELTLADLQSVEPRITQEVFEVLGVEKSVESRVSYGGTAPENVRRQAQGWLDRLTEEK from the coding sequence ATGACGAGCAAGATATGGGGCGGTCGCTTTCAGAGCGCAACCGACGCGGTTCTGGAGGCCATCAACGTCTCCATCGATTTCGACAAGCGTCTCGGCCCCCAGGACATACAGGGTTCGCTCGCCCATGTCGCCATGCTCGCCGAGCAGGGAATCGTCTCCAGGGAAGACGCCGCGAAGATCGCGCAGGGCCTGACGCAGATCGCGGGCGAGATCGAGCGGGGCGAATTCCGGTTCTCCCGCGCGCTCGAAGACATTCACATGAACGCCGAGTCGCGGCTCGCCGAACTCATCGGCCCGGCGGCCGGGCGCCTGCATACGGCGCGCTCGCGCAACGATCAGGTCGCGACGGACTTCCGTCTCTACATCCGTGACGAGATCGACGCGCTCGACGCCGGGCTCGCCGATCTCCAGCGCGCCCTCGCCGAACGCGCCCTCGCGGAAGCCGCGACCGTCATGCCGGGCTTCACCCATCTGCAAAGCGCCCAGCCGGTGACCTTCGGCCATCATCTTCTCGCCTATGTCGAGATGATCGGTCGCGATCGCGGGCGCTTCCGCGACGCGCGCGCGCGGCTCAACGAATGTCCGCTCGGCGCCGCGGCGCTCGCCGGCACCTCCTTCCCCATCGACCGCGCGATGACGGCGAAGGCGCTGCGTTTCGACCGGCCGACGGCCAATTCCCTCGACAGCGTCTCCGACCGCGACTTCGTGCTGGAAACCCTCTCGGCGGCGGCGATCTGCGCGACGCATCTCTCCCGCTTCGCCGAAGAGATCGTCCTGTGGTCGACGCCACAATTCGCCTTCATCTCGCTCTCCGACAAATTCACCACCGGCTCGTCGATCATGCCGCAGAAGCGCAATCCGGACGCGGCGGAGCTGGTGCGCGGCAAGTCGGGGCGCATCATCGGGGCGCTGCAGGCGCTGCTCATCGTCATGAAGGGCCTGCCGCTCGCTTATTCGAAGGACATGCAGGAAGACAAGGAAGGCGCGTTCGACGCGATCGATTCGCTCGCCCTCTGCGTCGCCGCCATGGCCGGCATGGTCCGCGACATGACGGTCGACCGCGCCCGCATGAAGGCGGCCGCCGGCGCCGGCTTCGCCACCGCGACCGACCTCGCCGACTGGCTCGTGCGCCGGCTGAACCTGCCCTTCCGCGAGGCCCATCACGTCACGGGCCGCGTCGTGGCGCTCGCCGAAGGACGCGGCGCGGGCCTCGAAGAGCTGACGCTCGCCGATCTCCAGAGCGTCGAGCCGCGCATCACGCAGGAGGTGTTCGAGGTGCTGGGCGTCGAGAAATCCGTCGAGAGCCGCGTGAGCTATGGCGGCACGGCGCCCGAGAATGTGCGCCGGCAGGCGCAGGGCTGGCTCGACCGTCTGACGGAGGAGAAATGA
- a CDS encoding peroxiredoxin encodes MTIKAGDRIPDVTVTIMGKNGPEPVKTAEYFKGRKIALFSVPGAFTPTCHAKHLPGFVERYDEIKSKGVDAVAVTAVNDVFTLDAWLKDRGAAGKIDGLADGSGVFARALGLELDLMEFGLGVRGKRFSAVVNDGVVQWINVEENSSLATVSSAESTLEKL; translated from the coding sequence ATGACCATTAAAGCTGGCGACAGAATTCCCGACGTCACCGTCACCATCATGGGCAAGAACGGCCCCGAGCCGGTCAAGACCGCAGAGTATTTCAAGGGCCGCAAAATCGCGCTGTTCTCGGTTCCGGGCGCCTTCACGCCCACCTGCCACGCCAAGCACCTCCCCGGCTTCGTCGAGAGATACGACGAGATCAAGTCGAAGGGCGTCGACGCCGTCGCCGTGACGGCGGTCAATGACGTTTTCACCCTCGACGCCTGGCTGAAGGACCGTGGCGCCGCGGGCAAGATCGACGGGCTCGCCGACGGCTCCGGCGTTTTCGCCCGGGCGCTGGGCCTCGAACTCGATCTGATGGAATTCGGCCTCGGCGTGCGCGGCAAGCGTTTCTCGGCCGTCGTCAATGACGGGGTCGTGCAATGGATCAACGTCGAGGAGAATTCGAGCCTCGCGACGGTCTCAAGCGCCGAATCGACGCTCGAGAAGCTTTAA
- a CDS encoding tetratricopeptide repeat protein: protein MSGNMKRAAATALAIMGLLGPAQAKEAASQAPAAAAGARDLAFGAYQRGDYKAAMTEAKKRVDANPKDAAALTLIGRLYLEGAGVKRDMKQAMDWFRRGGDAGDAEAAYLYGVATLEGIDVPKDRARARLYLDKAGAHEHAAALHLLGEMSLENDGKDPDFKQAMDFFRRASAAGSADADYALGVLYKTGKGVEKDDHEAAIWFRRASDVGLAPAMVEYAIMQFNGTGAPRDKVAAVDLLRKAALKGNAVAQNRLAHLYAEGIGVPVDLAQAKEWRDRAKEAGLSDPSLDFLSNAAPQKPAEPKAPPAPATTK, encoded by the coding sequence ATGAGCGGGAACATGAAGCGCGCCGCCGCGACGGCGCTGGCGATCATGGGCCTTCTTGGCCCCGCGCAGGCGAAGGAAGCGGCGTCGCAGGCGCCCGCCGCCGCGGCCGGGGCGCGCGACCTCGCCTTCGGCGCCTATCAGCGCGGCGATTACAAGGCCGCCATGACCGAAGCGAAGAAGCGCGTCGACGCCAATCCGAAGGACGCCGCCGCCTTGACCCTGATCGGCCGGCTCTATCTCGAAGGCGCGGGCGTCAAGCGCGACATGAAGCAGGCGATGGACTGGTTCCGGCGCGGGGGCGACGCCGGCGACGCCGAGGCCGCCTATCTCTATGGCGTCGCGACGCTCGAAGGAATCGACGTCCCCAAGGACCGCGCCCGCGCGCGCCTCTATCTCGATAAGGCGGGCGCGCATGAACATGCGGCGGCGCTGCATCTTCTCGGCGAGATGTCGCTGGAAAACGACGGCAAGGATCCGGACTTCAAACAGGCCATGGATTTCTTCCGCCGCGCCTCGGCGGCGGGCAGCGCCGACGCCGATTATGCGCTCGGCGTGCTCTACAAGACCGGCAAGGGCGTCGAGAAGGACGATCACGAGGCCGCGATCTGGTTCCGGCGCGCGTCAGACGTGGGCCTCGCGCCGGCGATGGTCGAATACGCCATCATGCAGTTCAACGGGACAGGCGCGCCCCGCGACAAGGTCGCCGCGGTCGATCTCCTGCGCAAGGCGGCGCTGAAGGGCAACGCCGTGGCGCAGAACCGGCTGGCGCATCTTTACGCGGAAGGGATCGGCGTTCCGGTCGACCTCGCGCAGGCGAAGGAATGGCGCGACCGGGCAAAGGAGGCCGGACTTTCCGACCCCTCGCTCGATTTCCTCTCCAACGCCGCGCCGCAAAAACCCGCCGAACCGAAAGCCCCGCCGGCGCCCGCCACGACGAAATGA
- a CDS encoding alpha/beta hydrolase encodes MAAFLRRFVKPRLETLIRRAQRVQRFSTRALPPRRAPFAPHVVGDWIEADGAPRATLVYLHGGGFLVGSPRAFRYVSKSFARAGFDVFAPAYRLAPAHVFPAALDDVFEAYRALVGARPGPVVLVGDSAGGGLAVALMLKARDAGLPLPKAAALFSPWVDLAVTGASIRENEDKDALFTRRLIQLGARMALGRTSAKNPLASPLYADLSGLPPLRVHAAADEALRDDAVRLVARARAAGVEAELELWPDAPHGFELMSFLPEARDSRQKAINFLKRRLGGA; translated from the coding sequence ATGGCGGCCTTTTTGCGCCGCTTCGTCAAGCCGCGTCTGGAAACGCTCATCCGGCGGGCGCAGCGCGTGCAGAGATTCTCGACGCGCGCTCTCCCGCCGCGGCGGGCGCCCTTCGCGCCGCATGTCGTCGGCGACTGGATCGAGGCCGACGGCGCGCCGCGCGCGACGCTCGTCTATCTTCACGGCGGCGGCTTCCTCGTCGGCTCGCCACGCGCCTTCCGCTACGTGTCGAAGAGCTTCGCCCGCGCGGGCTTCGATGTTTTCGCCCCCGCCTATCGCCTCGCCCCCGCCCATGTCTTCCCGGCCGCGCTCGACGATGTTTTCGAAGCCTATCGGGCGCTTGTCGGCGCGCGGCCGGGGCCAGTCGTTCTCGTCGGCGATTCGGCCGGCGGCGGGCTCGCGGTCGCGCTGATGCTGAAGGCGCGCGACGCCGGCCTGCCCCTGCCGAAGGCGGCGGCGCTGTTCTCGCCCTGGGTCGATCTCGCCGTAACCGGCGCCTCGATCCGGGAGAACGAGGACAAGGACGCGCTGTTCACGCGGCGCCTGATCCAGCTCGGCGCGCGCATGGCGCTCGGCCGGACGAGCGCGAAAAACCCGCTGGCCTCGCCGCTCTACGCCGATCTCTCCGGCCTGCCGCCGCTCCGCGTGCACGCCGCCGCCGACGAGGCGCTTCGGGACGACGCCGTCCGCCTCGTCGCCCGCGCCCGCGCGGCCGGGGTCGAGGCGGAGCTCGAGCTCTGGCCCGACGCGCCCCACGGCTTCGAGCTGATGAGCTTCCTCCCCGAGGCGCGAGACTCACGCCAGAAGGCAATCAATTTTCTGAAGCGGCGGCTCGGCGGGGCCTGA
- a CDS encoding thiamine phosphate synthase produces the protein MSEDGPRLSLATPPLADARDFLPALESALSAGDVASLLVRFASDDPRRNEEILRALAAPAQEKGVAVLAEGAPTVALRAKADGAQILGAGAALAEAVEKLSPKHIVGAGGLALRDDAMRAGELGVDYVLFDDADLAALLERVTWWAELFNTPCVARAETLAAVAPLAEAGADFVLLDDAVWTDSRGPAAAVAEALAALRQGEPDA, from the coding sequence ATGAGCGAGGACGGACCGCGCCTCTCTCTCGCGACGCCGCCGCTCGCGGACGCGCGCGACTTTCTCCCCGCGCTCGAAAGCGCCCTTTCGGCCGGGGACGTGGCCTCGCTCCTCGTCCGCTTCGCCTCCGACGATCCGCGCCGGAACGAAGAAATCTTGCGCGCGCTGGCGGCGCCGGCGCAGGAAAAGGGCGTTGCGGTTCTGGCCGAAGGCGCCCCCACGGTCGCGCTGCGCGCCAAGGCGGACGGCGCGCAAATCCTCGGCGCCGGCGCGGCGCTCGCGGAGGCGGTCGAGAAGCTCTCGCCCAAACATATCGTCGGCGCGGGCGGTCTCGCGCTGCGCGACGACGCCATGCGCGCGGGCGAATTGGGCGTGGATTACGTTCTCTTCGACGACGCTGATCTCGCGGCGCTCCTCGAGCGCGTGACCTGGTGGGCGGAGCTGTTCAACACGCCCTGCGTCGCCCGCGCGGAAACGCTCGCCGCGGTCGCGCCGCTCGCCGAAGCAGGCGCCGATTTCGTGCTGCTCGACGACGCCGTCTGGACCGACAGTCGCGGCCCCGCGGCCGCGGTCGCCGAGGCGCTGGCCGCGCTGCGACAGGGAGAGCCGGACGCATGA
- a CDS encoding LemA family protein has protein sequence MALLVFLGLAAAVGLWLVGVYNGLVNLRQRSRQAFSDINVQLKQRHDLVPNLVETVKGYATHEKTTLDDVVRARNAAVAAAGPDAKGAAEGALTGALSRLIALSEAYPDLKANQNFQQLQSELADIENKIAAARRFLNNTVAEYNATREGFPGFLIAGRFGFEPMDYFNLDAGEQKAIEAAPKVQF, from the coding sequence ATGGCGTTACTGGTGTTTCTGGGTCTCGCGGCGGCCGTCGGCTTGTGGCTCGTCGGCGTCTACAACGGGCTCGTCAATCTGCGGCAGCGGTCCCGGCAGGCCTTCTCCGACATCAATGTCCAGTTGAAACAGCGCCACGACCTCGTCCCCAATCTGGTGGAGACGGTGAAGGGCTACGCCACCCACGAGAAAACCACGCTCGACGACGTGGTCCGCGCCAGAAACGCCGCGGTCGCGGCCGCCGGCCCGGACGCGAAAGGCGCGGCCGAGGGGGCGCTGACCGGCGCGCTCTCCCGTCTCATCGCGCTCTCGGAAGCCTATCCGGACCTCAAGGCCAACCAGAATTTCCAGCAGCTCCAGAGCGAGCTCGCCGACATCGAGAACAAGATCGCGGCGGCGCGGCGCTTCCTCAACAATACGGTGGCCGAATACAACGCGACCCGCGAGGGCTTCCCCGGTTTCCTGATCGCCGGGCGTTTCGGCTTCGAGCCGATGGACTATTTCAACCTCGACGCCGGCGAGCAGAAGGCGATCGAAGCGGCGCCGAAGGTGCAGTTCTGA